TATGACATCTACTACTACCACACCCCTAACTCTGTAAGCATATTTTCGAGTTTTTAAAAAATGGTttagtctttgatattttccagAATTTTGACATATCACGTCTGGTTAGCTTGATCAACAACTCTTAATTCTTAGgtcatttttctttttgttaattttcttgATTGTGATGCAAGATATGGTGCAAAACTTCATGTATACTTGGCAATTGAAACATTGCTTTTTAATCCAACAAACAACAATTGTGGATTTCTTATCATATTGAAGATTTGTGGATTTCTTTGGTTTAATCCAAAGAATACATATGATTAGCTTAGTTACTAGCATATTTCTCTTAttatcattttttaaaaaaccCCTTGGATAAAAGCTATACTCCTAAACTAAGAATGTATTTGTGGTCTTGTGGGAGCTCATAATATATTCCATAAAAGTAATCCTTCCACCCAATATATCTTGGAAATTTTAGTTTGTCTACGTACTATCAAAATTATTAGTGAAAGTTTTTAGTTAaatattatacatttatacctTTATCATTTTGGTATGTAAATTTACCATTTTTTAATTGAGTTTCCTAAAATATAGCCCGTGCGTAGAACGGGCCAAAAACTAGTTGATTGAAATAACGTACTTAGTTTGTGTACTTGTACTAAATTTATGGAAGGTTGAAATAACGTTCTCGTACTTATTTTACTTGTTGATTGACATTCTCGTACTTATTAATTTTGGAGTGTGATTTTGTTGGATAAATAACAATTAACATGACTTATCAACCGTTGCAATAGTACCCACATTAAAATATGTATTTACTGATTTTTTTTGTCCAATATTAAAACTTAGACAGCAACTTGGTACAGAAGAACAATCAACATTGTCCACAGTCAAACATAATCAGTTAACTAGGAGTACTTGATTGTATAATTCTTAGTTGAGCTAAACAACACGACGATCTGGCCAGCCGACTGTCAAATCAGGTCATCGATCGGTTGAAAGTCGGGCATAATCGATTCAGGTATAATCGGATAATATAGTTGTGCGGGTTCATAATGCTTATGCAGACAGAATGTATGAACTTTTTTTGGGGTCATTtcgatttttgtcaaaaatcaGTTGAATAGGGTCAGTTTTTGACCGCCTTCGCCCAACCCTACCCAAAACCCTAATCtaaatgaaacaaaaaaaaatctcgtTAATCCATTAACCACTAAAACAAAACAACATGCCTTTGCGCGGTGCATTCCTTGAAAACCATGAAAAACGCAGAGGAAGCACTCTCTGATTTCACAGAACTGGACAATACAATATGGTGTAGCATACAAGAATAGAAATCAATCCATCTttaaaatgacttttttttactTCGAATTCCTTACAGCCCTTCATTTACCtcagaaaaaaaaagagtttcAAGCATATCAAAAGAATTCTTGGCAGCAAAAACATTTTAATGGAACGTTTTTTATACGACAAAAGACTCGAAAACAAAAAATCATGGATTGATGCTATAAAATATATTCTCTGCAAGGAAAAACCGGAATTAGCAGTTGCACTGCACCAACCATTTCACATAGCATCAAAGCCAGCAAAGACCAAGCATTTGGGGAGATACAAGTTCTGGTAACCAAGAAACAGAATGCAGTTATCAAGCTGTACTAAGCTGACTTACATTACTACATTAGCAAAGACTTTTTTTGGTAATCTTTATACGTTTTTTATGTACCAGTTCAATTCACACTTCGTTTCGTCAGTGTCTGGGTACCGCCATCTACACTCCTTCCCCTCTCCCCCACAAACTCTGGTTTATGTCTTCACCACATCAAAACGTGATTGCAGGTTGCTGATTGAAGTTGGCATTTTCCCTTTTTCATCATAATCAGCCCAATCCCCATCCGACAGGTCCACGTTCTCAAACACAGTGCCAGCAGTCTGTACAAATAAGACTAGGCTTATATCAGAAAAGCACTAAAGTATAGATGGCATATAaactcaaaagaaaaaacaatctAACAACAATGTCATTTTCAAAAGTATTTCTCCCAAACTTATATGGGAAAACCAGCAGATTGCTATCCTTCCATAGACAAAAGCTCGTGCAGAGAGCGAGAAACAGTCACAATTAGGTACATCACTGAGGCCCCACATCAATGATAAGTAAGCTTATCCTATTGACATGAGACATGATTGACTAGTACAGATGAGCACAGGGTGAAGCAATGGAGGGGAAGGGGTATTCATGGTGATGTTGGCATGAGGAAAACACAACAGCCCAAATGTTATGCCTACAGAAACTACCATCACATGAAAAAGTAAACAATATGGGTATTGCATAAAGAATTTGAAGTGCTTCACATGCTACCAAACAATGGATGAATCTAGCAAATTTCGTTAAACAAACCACACAAGAAAGACTTACAGTTACAATTTTCCACTGATCACCACCAAAGGAGTAGGCCACTGGCTCCAAACCCCGGCAATCAAAGCTCATCATAGGGGCATACTTTCCTTCTTCACAGTCATCACCGGTTAGAGGGCGGCCAGATTTTGGTATCATCGTAATAGTACCATCCCTACCGCATAACTTGCACTGAGATAATAAAGGGTCGTTTCATTAGCAATCACCGTCATCAGAGTTGGAAAACCAAAAATTTAGTAGGCAGTATCACAGAAAAACAATATAGCTTTTTTTATTGAAGGAAGGGAACAAGTTTAACAACTCAGAATATTTCTACATATATAAAGTATAGGAAACAAGTGTCGGTTAAGTGTAATTCGTATAAAAATTGGAAAGGCAATACACGACTCATCGACTCATGCAGATTAAGCTCACTCGATAGCCACATGACATCTAGGCTTATTTAGGAGTACGGCTTTTGCAACGAAGCACAACCAAATATCACTACAATCAGCACACCATTATTGAAAAAGATGTTAATTGTAAgaaaatgaatgaatgaatggtAAATAAAAGACTCCTATTAGCCAACTACAGAACAAGCAAAACTAATACTATTAGCCAACTACGAAACTAGCACAATTAATCCTATTAGCCAATTACAGAATTGCACTTGTTCCTATTAGCTAACTACAAAACTGGCACAAATTCAAGAATTCATTCCCCAAGTGCCTAACATAAGACATATTAGGCAAGTTCAGAATAAATTATCCTGagaaatcaattttttatacgaagtatcaaACTTGAACATTATCTTATGTTCATCTGTTATAAAACGAGACAGAATTAGGTATGCCTTTTCTCAAGGTTGTGAATCTGTAATGGGAGGGCTGGGGAGTCCTTATGTGTTCTCTTTCCCTGGAGAGATAACTGGTATTTCGGTAGATCAATCAGCCCTTAAACAAAAACGATATACAGTACCTTCCCAAATACTTTTTCATTACGGCCCCTTCTTCTTCTGGGGAGAACTTGTTCCATTGTTGCCCGATTCCCATTTCTTATTTTTACATAAACCAAATATTAATTGAGGCAGCAGGAACCGATTTCTTGACAACCCCGGGAGAGGAAAATTAAAGCTCCTAATTGCTACAaattcaactcatttcaaactcagGGTCATTCAACTCATGTCTAGTACATTGGCGAAAATTAAAGCTCCTAAATGCTACAAATTCTCAATCACTTTGAAACACTTCCTTTCACAATTAGATTCCTCACTTGCTATAAAAATGGACTTTATAAACACTCATCAGCTTATAGATAACACACCTTTTAAGGCCAGACTATGCAAAATACTACCTCCACCCGGATTCAGTTGTGACATTACCGGTTCAAATACCACTAACAAGTATCAAAGTGACAATTAATCCTAGAAGATAGAGTACAACCAAATCATAATAGAACAATAGGAGTAGCTTATTAGAGATATAGAGATAAACCTTCTGGACGAGATTAGCATTGCCGCGACTCTTAGGAATAGGAACAACCTCTCCCAACACCACATAAGTCTCCTTCTCAGTCACCTCTCCACAATTCCCACATTTCAGCTGCAAAAACACAAATTGAATGGCAATAAATCAAATTCAGCTCCAAAATTATGAGTTCTGGGGATTGCAATGAGGCGGGTTAGATGCGAATACGAATACCCCCATTCCCCAAAGTCCCAAACTACCTATTAGCCATGGTGGTGGGTACAAATCAAACACCCACAACCGCTCAAGCGGGTACAAGTaaaataacacaaaaatcaTAGAGGtagaaagagaaaggaaaaccTTAAAGTAGTAAGTGAAGTTAGGATCATCGCAACCGCCCATAGGCTGAATGCTGGAAACATTGTCGACCTCAGCAGTGATCATCAGGTTAAAGGTCACCATTTTCGCCTTTCGTTGGCGTTGATTCTAAGCTTTCTCTCTCTTGCactgttgaaattgttgaactgGAACCAAAATGGATTATCGTTGTTCGGTTGTTGAATTGGGTTCTCATTGTTCGGTTTTAGGCTTTTTTTTTAGCCTATGGCTAGTATTTGATTTTTTGGGCCGAATTGCTACATGGACTCTGGCTATTTTGAATTCAGCCCTTTTTGTCATAACATGAGTAAAAATGAGGAGACTTGAGAAATCGACCAAAATcatattttgtctgaacttatattaataAACAATGGAGAatatgggtaaaagttatcaaaATTGGAATTGTAACTCCTAAAAAAATATGGTCGGCAGGATAAATTGCAACTACTTACAAgatatggagggagtagtactaTTAAAATGATAAAAGAAAACCTTTGGAATGGATAAACATACGGACATACCTTTAGTTTCAAAGTACCCCTTAAATTTCATGATGAACCTTGCTTAATTTATGCTAGGAAGATCACAAAGTTAATATGTTGATGGTATTGTGAATGACTTAGTAGCTGAATGTCACGCAAAGTGTGGTATGCTAGCTAGGAAGATCACAGAGAACTTTGAAACTATAAATTCCAGATGTTATAGCAAACAAGATTCAAATGATTAGAAGGTAAATCATCATATTAATGTGCTTCGTAGAAGTCCACTTTATATTTATCGAATAAAACCAGGATTCAGTACATTATTTACTTGTGCACAACAAAAGAAACTTTTGAAGTAAAAGATATGAGTGGATTGAGATGGTTGATTGTTCTGTTTGTTTTTACTTATGCTGGTAACAAGATCACAGGAGTAAACACGATTTCAAAGAAAACGGTGGAGATTCGGGCTAGTATGAAGCATAAGCATGCTGTAAAAAGCATCCaggttttttgtttttcctGTCTGTTTCAGTCTACAGCAAAGTACTTATTCTTGTTCTTAACACAACAATGAAAAGAAACTAAGTAGCCTACTTGTTTTCTCTATGTTGGTCTTAGCAGAGCGAAGATGGCGATATTATGGACTGTGTTGACATCTACAAGCAGCCAGCATTTGATCATCCTGCTCTAAGAAATCACAAAATTCAGGTTTCATGCTTAACTTTTCCTGTTTATGTTTAAACTATGTTGTTTCTGGTTTCTAACCTTTTTTTTCCTGTTTCAGATGGCTCCAAGCTCCATGAAAACAATGCAGATGGAAGCTGTGTCAGGGaacaaagagtcaagcatgatTCAAACATTTCAGTTATGGAGAAAGAATGGAAGTTGTCCCACTGGAACAATTCCTATTCGAAGAATCAGAGATATCAAAAGCTATTCATCACAAAACTATGGAAAGAAGGTTCCTAGCTTTCCCTTTCACCCAAAGAAGCCCAATGTCGATAGAAATTCCAACAATCTCGAAGTAAACCGTTCGGTAAACTCCTATGATCCCATCACCTTTGTGaacaaacattattttttatcTGAATTTAATTATCAGTTAAGATTGTTGAAATGTATCTTGCATATTTTGATAGggatttttttgggtttttaacAGCTGGCGATTCTGATGACTGATGGATTTA
This sequence is a window from Spinacia oleracea cultivar Varoflay chromosome 1, BTI_SOV_V1, whole genome shotgun sequence. Protein-coding genes within it:
- the LOC110789268 gene encoding uncharacterized protein, whose translation is MVTFNLMITAEVDNVSSIQPMGGCDDPNFTYYFKLKCGNCGEVTEKETYVVLGEVVPIPKSRGNANLVQKCKLCGRDGTITMIPKSGRPLTGDDCEEGKYAPMMSFDCRGLEPVAYSFGGDQWKIVTTAGTVFENVDLSDGDWADYDEKGKMPTSISNLQSRFDVVKT